The DNA window GCATGGTGGACGGCGTGATCCTGCTGGTGGACGCCGCCGAGGGTCCCATGCCGCAGACCCGTTTCGTCATGCGCAAGGCCATGGAGCTGGGGCTTCAGCCCATCGTGGTCATCAACAAGATCGACCGCGGCGACGCCGACCCGCACCGCGTGCACGACGAGGTGCTGGAGCTGTTCATGGAGCTGGAGGCCGACGACCACCAGCTGGACTGCCCGTTCCTCTACGCCGTGGGCCGCGAGGGCGTGGCCATGCGCCAGCCCGAGGACGAGCGCACGAACCTGACGCCGCTGTTCGACGCCATCCTGGAAACCATCCCCGCCCCCACGGGCGACGCGGAGGGGCCGTTCCAGATGCTGGTGTCGACCATCGACTACTCGCCGTACCTGGGGCGCCTGGCCATCGGGCGCATCGAGCGCGGGGTGGTGAAGGTGGGCGAGAGCGTGCTGCTGCTGGAGCACGGCCACGACGGCGAAGACTCGGCGCCCGGCGCCCGCAACCGCGTGGGCAAGCTGTTCACCTTCAACGGCCTGGAGCGGCTGGAGATCGAGTCGGCGTCCGCGGGCGACATCGTGGCGCTCAGCGGCCTGCAGAACGTGGACATCGGCAGCACCGTCTGCGATCCCGAGCACCCCGAGCCGCTGGCCGGCATCGCGGTGGAGGAGCCGACGGTCT is part of the Longimicrobium sp. genome and encodes:
- a CDS encoding GTP-binding protein, giving the protein MSIRNIAIIAHVDHGKTTLVDHMLRQAGTFRENQHVAERVMDSNPLERERGITILAKNLSVRWHDTKINIVDTPGHSDFGGEVERILRMVDGVILLVDAAEGPMPQTRFVMRKAMELGLQPIVVINKIDRGDADPHRVHDEVLELFMELEADDHQLDCPFLYAVGREGVAMRQPEDERTNLTPLFDAILETIPAPTGDAEGPFQMLVSTIDYSPYLGRLAIGRIERGVVKVGESVLLLEHGHDGEDSAPGARNRVGKLFTFNGLERLEIESASAGDIVALSGLQNVDIGSTVCDPEHPEPLAGIAVEEPTV